The following coding sequences are from one Streptomyces venezuelae window:
- a CDS encoding FAD-dependent monooxygenase: MDNYDADVIIVGAGPAGLMFAGELGLHGISVLVLDRLAEPMQQSRALGFSARTIEEFAQRGLLARLGEVDTIPAGHFGGVPLDYRVISGGSYGARGIPQSRTEAMLAAHATEQGARIRRSVKVTGLTQDEHGVTLHTSGTGGQDTGGQLRARYVIGCDGARSTVRTAAGIDFPGTEPAIELRFADIAGVRLRPRFAGERVPGGMIMVLPLGPDRCRIIYYDRSEPLRENTGPITFEEVADTFQKLSGEDIHAATPLWVSSTTDVSRQADRYRSGRVFVAGDAAHIHLPIGAQGMSAGVQDAVNLGWKLALVLKGAAPDALLDTYHAERHPVGARILTNTLAQRILYLGGEEITPLLDVFTELVQYESVQRHLVGMVTGLDIRHDVGAGTHPLLGRRLQDAALTCEGRPTSVHALLHAGRGVLLDLGGGDAGPLPAAAKAWSDRVDVVTAQPGPDLPAAEAILLRPDGYIAWIAPDPAASTLPETLERWFGPAA; the protein is encoded by the coding sequence ATGGACAATTATGACGCGGACGTGATCATTGTAGGTGCAGGACCCGCCGGCCTTATGTTTGCCGGTGAGTTGGGGCTGCACGGAATTTCCGTTCTCGTGCTCGACAGGCTCGCCGAACCGATGCAGCAGTCACGCGCCCTCGGATTCTCCGCGCGCACCATCGAGGAATTCGCACAGCGCGGACTGCTCGCCCGCCTCGGCGAGGTCGACACCATCCCCGCCGGGCACTTCGGCGGCGTACCGCTGGACTACCGGGTCATCAGCGGCGGTTCCTACGGCGCACGCGGCATCCCCCAGTCCCGCACCGAGGCGATGCTGGCCGCCCACGCCACCGAACAGGGCGCCCGCATCCGCCGCTCGGTCAAGGTCACCGGCCTCACCCAGGACGAGCACGGGGTGACCCTGCACACGAGCGGCACCGGGGGACAGGACACGGGCGGGCAGCTGCGCGCCCGGTACGTGATCGGGTGCGACGGCGCCCGCAGCACGGTCCGCACCGCCGCCGGCATCGACTTCCCCGGCACCGAACCGGCCATCGAGCTGCGCTTCGCCGACATCGCCGGGGTACGGCTGCGGCCCCGCTTCGCCGGGGAGCGGGTACCGGGCGGCATGATCATGGTGCTGCCGCTGGGCCCGGACCGCTGCCGCATCATCTACTACGACCGCAGCGAGCCGCTGCGCGAGAACACCGGGCCGATCACCTTCGAAGAGGTCGCCGACACCTTCCAGAAGCTGTCGGGCGAGGACATCCACGCCGCCACCCCGCTGTGGGTGAGCTCGACCACCGACGTGAGCCGCCAGGCCGACCGGTACCGCAGCGGGCGCGTCTTCGTGGCCGGCGACGCCGCGCACATCCACCTGCCCATCGGCGCCCAGGGCATGAGCGCCGGCGTGCAGGACGCGGTCAACCTCGGCTGGAAACTCGCCCTCGTCCTCAAGGGGGCGGCCCCCGACGCCCTCCTTGACACCTACCACGCCGAGCGCCACCCGGTCGGCGCCCGCATCCTGACCAACACCCTGGCCCAGCGCATCCTCTACCTCGGCGGCGAGGAGATCACCCCGCTGCTCGACGTCTTCACCGAACTCGTCCAGTACGAGTCGGTCCAGCGCCACCTGGTCGGCATGGTCACCGGCCTGGACATCCGCCACGACGTCGGCGCGGGGACCCACCCCCTGCTCGGTCGGCGCCTTCAGGATGCCGCGCTCACCTGCGAGGGCCGGCCCACCAGCGTCCACGCCCTGCTGCACGCCGGCCGCGGCGTGCTGCTCGACCTCGGCGGCGGCGACGCCGGCCCGCTGCCGGCCGCCGCCAAGGCCTGGTCGGACCGTGTCGACGTCGTCACCGCACAGCCCGGCCCCGACCTGCCCGCCGCCGAGGCGATCCTGCTGCGCCCCGACGGATACATCGCCTGGATCGCACCCGACCCGGCCGCGAGCACCCTGCCCGAGACCCTGGAGCGCTGGTTCGGCCCCGCGGCCTGA
- a CDS encoding DUF6059 family protein → MAGLIRRVWREVYAALQAYGAIYVSPAQPAEETVRPAGETARPAPGPRHGGPPAGHPERLCPEVALTPVERALNRQLETGS, encoded by the coding sequence ATGGCCGGCTTGATCAGGCGTGTGTGGCGCGAGGTGTACGCGGCGCTGCAGGCGTACGGCGCCATCTACGTCTCGCCGGCGCAGCCCGCCGAGGAGACCGTGCGGCCGGCCGGGGAGACCGCGCGGCCGGCCCCCGGGCCGCGGCACGGCGGGCCGCCGGCGGGCCATCCGGAGCGGCTGTGCCCGGAGGTCGCCCTGACCCCGGTGGAGCGCGCCCTGAACCGGCAGCTGGAGACCGGCTCCTGA
- a CDS encoding ParB/RepB/Spo0J family partition protein: MQELPVHALSPGLHLRQGGINAAYLHLLVEAPGRAQLPPVLVQKDGWRIIDGLHRLEAAKLCGDHSITARLVDCTDAEALVIAMKANTSHGLPLSRADRTAGAERVLLAHPEWSDRAIASVTQLSAKTIAVLRERSACPTPPGGQRLGLDGKLRAVSAGEGRRRAAAYIHAHPEATLREVARETEVSLGTVHDVSARLRRGVSPERNGLRATKPRLTLHPAERPADPPPPPHPPNPHPHAAPPGAEEPPARRPATVPAEAPPAWETVAAKVANDPCIRYTAGGKEFLQWMAQHAGDPDGWRELVNAVPAHWVGVIAPIAESVGKEWSLFAERLRSRQEAV, translated from the coding sequence GTGCAGGAACTCCCGGTCCATGCGCTGTCGCCCGGACTGCACCTGCGTCAGGGCGGAATCAACGCCGCCTATCTCCACTTGCTCGTCGAAGCCCCGGGCCGCGCACAATTGCCGCCCGTACTCGTCCAGAAAGACGGCTGGCGCATCATCGACGGACTCCACAGACTGGAGGCCGCGAAACTCTGCGGCGACCACAGCATCACCGCACGGCTCGTCGACTGCACCGACGCCGAAGCACTCGTCATCGCCATGAAAGCCAACACCTCCCACGGACTTCCGCTGTCGCGGGCCGACCGCACCGCCGGCGCCGAACGCGTCCTGCTCGCCCACCCCGAATGGTCCGACCGCGCCATCGCCAGCGTCACCCAGCTGAGCGCCAAGACGATCGCGGTGCTGCGCGAACGCTCCGCCTGCCCCACCCCGCCCGGCGGCCAACGCCTGGGCCTGGACGGCAAACTGCGCGCGGTCAGCGCCGGTGAGGGCCGCCGCCGCGCCGCCGCCTACATCCACGCCCACCCCGAGGCCACGCTGCGCGAAGTCGCCCGCGAGACCGAGGTGTCCCTGGGCACCGTCCACGACGTCAGCGCCCGCCTGCGCCGCGGGGTCAGCCCCGAACGCAACGGCCTGCGCGCCACCAAGCCACGCCTGACCCTGCACCCGGCCGAGCGGCCCGCCGACCCCCCGCCGCCCCCGCACCCCCCGAACCCGCACCCGCACGCCGCGCCCCCGGGCGCCGAGGAACCGCCGGCGCGCCGCCCCGCCACCGTCCCGGCCGAAGCACCTCCGGCCTGGGAGACGGTCGCCGCCAAGGTCGCCAACGACCCGTGCATCCGCTACACCGCGGGCGGCAAGGAGTTCCTGCAGTGGATGGCGCAGCACGCCGGAGACCCGGACGGCTGGCGCGAGCTGGTCAACGCCGTCCCCGCGCACTGGGTCGGCGTCATCGCGCCCATCGCGGAGAGCGTCGGCAAGGAGTGGAGCCTGTTCGCCGAGCGACTGCGCAGCCGCCAGGAAGCCGTCTGA
- a CDS encoding TcmI family type II polyketide cyclase encodes MHSTLIVARMAIDSSRSVAELFTDFDATDMPHRMGTRRRQLFAYRGLYFHLQDFDSDDGGARIEHAKDDPRFVRISDDLKPHIEAYDPATWRSPADAMAQRFYSWEAGA; translated from the coding sequence ATGCACAGCACGCTGATCGTGGCCCGGATGGCGATCGACTCCAGCCGCAGCGTCGCCGAACTGTTCACCGACTTCGACGCCACCGACATGCCCCACCGCATGGGCACCCGGCGCCGCCAACTCTTCGCCTACCGCGGCCTGTACTTCCACCTGCAGGACTTCGACTCCGACGACGGAGGCGCCCGCATCGAACACGCCAAGGACGACCCCCGCTTCGTACGGATCAGCGACGACCTCAAGCCGCACATCGAGGCCTACGACCCGGCGACCTGGCGCTCCCCGGCCGACGCGATGGCCCAGCGCTTCTACTCCTGGGAGGCCGGCGCATGA
- a CDS encoding ABC transporter permease translates to MASTDTSAPKDGNDLAGLDALETPQHIRKPFTLTLKEKVLPPVTAIALVLAVWQGLVSFHIVDDPGKLPSPGAVWDVAHQAWLEGELLGYIWTSVSRGLSGFCLALLIGTPLGLLVARLKLLRAAIGPILSGLQSLPSVAWVPPAVIWLGLNNSMMYAVILLGAVPSIANGLVSGVDQVPPLFLRAGRTMGATGLKGTWHVLLPAALPGYIAGLKQGWAFAWRSLMAAEIIASYPDLGLGLGQLLENGRNASDMAMVFEAILLILLVGIAIDLLVFSPLERWVLRSRGLLVRH, encoded by the coding sequence ATGGCCAGTACTGACACCAGCGCCCCCAAGGACGGCAACGACCTCGCCGGCCTGGACGCCCTGGAAACCCCCCAGCACATCCGCAAGCCCTTCACCCTCACCCTGAAGGAGAAGGTCCTGCCGCCCGTCACCGCCATCGCGCTGGTCCTCGCGGTGTGGCAGGGCCTGGTCTCCTTCCACATCGTCGACGACCCCGGCAAACTGCCGTCCCCCGGCGCCGTGTGGGACGTGGCCCACCAGGCCTGGCTGGAGGGCGAACTCCTCGGCTACATCTGGACGTCCGTCTCACGCGGCCTGTCCGGCTTCTGCCTGGCCCTGCTCATCGGCACCCCGCTGGGCCTGCTCGTGGCCCGCCTGAAACTCCTGCGCGCGGCCATCGGCCCGATCCTGTCCGGCCTGCAGTCGCTGCCCTCGGTGGCCTGGGTGCCGCCCGCGGTGATCTGGCTGGGCCTGAACAACTCGATGATGTACGCCGTGATCCTGCTCGGCGCCGTCCCCTCCATCGCCAACGGCCTGGTCTCCGGCGTCGACCAGGTGCCGCCGCTGTTCCTGCGGGCCGGCCGCACCATGGGCGCCACCGGCCTCAAGGGCACCTGGCACGTACTGCTGCCGGCCGCCCTGCCCGGTTACATCGCCGGCCTCAAACAGGGCTGGGCCTTCGCCTGGCGCTCCCTGATGGCCGCCGAGATCATCGCGTCCTACCCCGACCTCGGCCTGGGGCTCGGCCAGCTCCTGGAGAACGGCCGCAACGCCAGCGACATGGCCATGGTCTTCGAGGCCATCCTGCTGATCCTGCTCGTCGGCATCGCCATCGACCTGCTCGTCTTCAGCCCCCTGGAACGCTGGGTCCTGCGCAGCCGCGGCCTGCTCGTACGCCACTGA
- a CDS encoding nuclear transport factor 2 family protein, with translation MTSTEAESVTPDTAMVDAFTVSGLLDRYLLALDTEELDDAWARTLFTEDAVVAFPLSRHEGRAGLARWHRAALENFARTQHLNSPAVVEPAGDEASLRANLVSTHVHHPGGPGPELFTTGTSVTGTARRTPDGWRLTRLSFGLIWVDGVPPGARG, from the coding sequence ATGACCTCGACTGAAGCTGAATCCGTCACTCCGGACACGGCCATGGTGGACGCGTTTACGGTGAGCGGTCTGCTCGACCGTTATCTCCTGGCGCTGGACACCGAAGAACTCGACGACGCGTGGGCGCGCACCCTGTTCACCGAGGACGCGGTGGTCGCATTCCCGTTGAGCCGGCACGAGGGACGGGCCGGTCTGGCCCGGTGGCACCGTGCCGCGCTGGAGAATTTCGCGCGCACCCAGCACCTGAATTCCCCCGCGGTGGTGGAGCCGGCCGGGGATGAGGCGAGCCTGCGCGCCAATCTGGTCTCCACCCACGTGCACCATCCCGGCGGTCCGGGCCCGGAGTTGTTCACCACCGGCACCTCGGTGACCGGCACGGCCCGCCGCACCCCGGACGGCTGGCGCCTGACGCGGCTCTCGTTCGGGCTGATCTGGGTGGACGGGGTGCCGCCCGGCGCCCGCGGCTGA
- a CDS encoding aliphatic sulfonate ABC transporter substrate-binding protein, with amino-acid sequence MGLLTRRAAPALLTALLLAPAGCGYGSQAKDNDTAPIAAGAQKIDGLDSVRIGYFANLTHATALIGNRQGFFQKALGATKARYATFNAGPSAIEALNAGSLDIGWIGPSPAINGYTKSGGTNLRIIGGAASGGVKLVVNPEKIKTPADVKGKKIATPQLGNTQDVAFLHWAARQGWQVDAASGKGEVTVVRSDNKVTPDAYKSHSIDGAWVPEPTASKIVALGGKVLLDEKTLWPGGTFVITNIVVSQKFLARHPRVVEAVLKASVATNQWIEDHPARARQAANRQLATDAGKALPRHILDPAWQSIDFTDDPLAATLRTEAAHAARAGLLQRPDLSGIYDLTLLNKVLKAAGQRPVDDANLGVRQPPR; translated from the coding sequence ATGGGACTTCTGACCCGGCGCGCCGCCCCCGCCCTGCTGACCGCCCTGCTGCTGGCGCCCGCGGGCTGCGGCTACGGCTCGCAGGCCAAGGACAACGACACCGCGCCGATCGCCGCCGGCGCACAGAAGATCGACGGCCTGGACTCGGTACGGATCGGCTACTTCGCCAACCTCACCCACGCCACCGCCCTGATCGGCAACCGGCAGGGCTTCTTCCAAAAAGCACTGGGCGCCACCAAAGCCCGATACGCCACCTTCAACGCGGGCCCCTCCGCGATCGAGGCCCTGAACGCGGGCTCCCTCGACATCGGCTGGATCGGCCCGTCCCCGGCGATCAACGGCTACACCAAGTCGGGCGGCACGAACCTGCGCATCATCGGCGGCGCCGCCTCCGGCGGCGTGAAACTCGTCGTCAACCCGGAGAAGATCAAGACCCCGGCCGACGTCAAGGGCAAGAAGATCGCCACCCCGCAGCTCGGCAACACCCAGGACGTCGCCTTCCTCCACTGGGCGGCCCGACAGGGCTGGCAGGTCGACGCGGCCAGCGGCAAGGGCGAGGTGACCGTGGTGCGCAGCGACAACAAGGTCACCCCCGACGCCTACAAGTCCCACTCCATCGACGGCGCGTGGGTCCCGGAGCCCACCGCCTCCAAAATCGTCGCCCTGGGCGGCAAAGTCCTGCTGGACGAGAAGACACTGTGGCCCGGCGGCACCTTCGTCATCACCAACATCGTCGTCTCCCAGAAGTTCCTCGCCCGGCACCCCCGGGTCGTCGAGGCGGTGCTCAAGGCGTCGGTGGCCACCAACCAGTGGATCGAGGACCACCCGGCCCGGGCCAGGCAGGCCGCCAACCGCCAGCTGGCCACCGACGCCGGCAAGGCCCTGCCCCGCCACATCCTGGACCCGGCCTGGCAGTCCATCGACTTCACCGACGACCCGCTGGCCGCCACCTTGCGCACCGAGGCCGCCCACGCCGCCCGGGCCGGCCTGCTCCAGCGCCCCGACCTGTCCGGCATCTACGACCTCACCCTGCTCAACAAGGTCCTCAAGGCCGCCGGGCAGCGCCCGGTGGACGACGCCAACCTCGGCGTCCGGCAACCCCCTCGATGA
- a CDS encoding pyridoxamine 5'-phosphate oxidase family protein, translating to MTLSPQRAGATAMSPAARRFLTAPHTGVLSTLRPDGSPHLTPVRFTFDAPAGLARVLTVNTTRKVKNVLASPHARVALCQVDGFAWVSLEGTARVLDAPDRVAEGVRRYTERYFSGPPNPPGRVVVEITVDRVLSLNC from the coding sequence ATGACGCTCTCCCCGCAGCGCGCCGGCGCGACGGCGATGTCCCCGGCGGCACGCCGGTTCCTCACCGCGCCGCACACCGGCGTGCTGAGCACGCTGCGGCCCGACGGCTCGCCCCACCTCACCCCGGTGCGCTTCACCTTCGACGCACCGGCCGGCCTGGCCCGCGTGCTGACCGTGAACACCACCCGCAAGGTGAAGAACGTGCTGGCCAGCCCGCACGCGCGCGTCGCACTGTGCCAGGTGGACGGCTTCGCCTGGGTGTCCCTGGAGGGCACCGCCCGCGTCCTGGACGCCCCCGACCGCGTCGCCGAGGGGGTCCGCCGCTACACCGAGCGCTACTTCTCCGGGCCGCCGAACCCGCCCGGCCGCGTCGTCGTGGAGATCACCGTCGACCGGGTGCTGAGCCTCAACTGCTGA
- a CDS encoding ABC transporter ATP-binding protein, whose product MTATLDKAAGAAATARHAARLEHVSKSFPGPAGPQSVLDDISLAVAPGEFVTLLGASGCGKSTLLNLVAGLDEPTTGEITTDGRPALMFQEHALFPWLSAGKNIELALKLRGIAPRRRRERAEELLALVRLEGAHGKRVHELSGGMRQRVALARALAQESRLLLMDEPFAALDAITRDVLHDELTRIWSETKLSVLFVTHNVREAARLAQRVILLSSRPGRIAREWAVDIPQPRRIEDSAVAELSIEITEQLRGEIRRHGQY is encoded by the coding sequence ATGACCGCGACCCTCGACAAGGCCGCCGGCGCCGCCGCGACGGCCCGCCACGCCGCCCGCCTCGAGCACGTCTCCAAGTCCTTCCCGGGCCCCGCCGGGCCCCAGTCCGTCCTGGACGACATCAGCCTGGCCGTCGCCCCCGGCGAATTCGTCACCCTCCTGGGGGCCTCCGGCTGCGGCAAGTCCACCCTGCTCAACCTCGTCGCCGGCCTGGACGAGCCCACCACCGGCGAGATCACCACCGACGGCCGGCCCGCCCTGATGTTCCAGGAACACGCCCTGTTCCCCTGGCTGAGTGCGGGCAAGAACATCGAACTCGCCCTGAAACTGCGCGGCATCGCCCCCCGCCGGCGCCGCGAACGCGCCGAGGAACTCCTGGCCCTGGTCCGCCTGGAGGGCGCCCACGGCAAACGGGTGCACGAACTGTCCGGCGGCATGCGCCAGCGGGTCGCCCTGGCCCGCGCCCTGGCCCAGGAGAGCCGCCTGCTGCTCATGGACGAACCCTTCGCCGCCCTGGACGCCATCACCCGCGACGTGCTGCACGACGAACTGACCCGCATCTGGAGCGAGACGAAACTCTCCGTCCTGTTCGTCACCCACAACGTGCGCGAGGCCGCCCGCCTGGCCCAGCGCGTGATCCTGCTGTCCTCCCGCCCCGGGCGCATCGCCCGCGAATGGGCCGTGGACATCCCCCAGCCGCGCCGCATCGAGGACAGCGCCGTCGCCGAACTCTCCATCGAGATCACCGAACAGCTGCGGGGGGAGATCCGCCGACATGGCCAGTACTGA
- a CDS encoding sulfate adenylyltransferase subunit 1: MNHLSDTAADTLRFATAGSVDDGKSTLVGRLLHDSKSVLADQLEAVAHASASRGQATPDLALLTDGLRAEREQGITIDVAYRYFATPRRRFILADTPGHVQYTRNMVTGASTAELTIILVDARHGVVEQTRRHTAIAALLRVPQIVLAVNKMDLVGYEESVFAKIAEEYTAYVKELGGPEVTVIPISALAGDNVVDTSAHMDWYGGPTVLEHLESVPVSHHLAPCAARLPVQYVIRPQSPEHPDYRGYAGRIAEGTFRTGQQVRVLPSGRTTTITAIERLGTTVESAGALQSVTVLLSDDLDVARGDLIVPAGDAPPTTREVTATVCHVADQPLTTGQRVLLKHGTRTVKALVTDIASRLTLEDLSPYPHPGRLAANDIGQVHLRTAEPLPLDTYAHSRRTGSFILIDPADGTTLTAGMAGESFARPDPATDPAKDEEWDF; the protein is encoded by the coding sequence ATGAACCATCTGAGCGACACCGCCGCCGACACACTGCGCTTCGCCACCGCCGGCTCCGTCGACGACGGCAAGTCCACCCTGGTCGGACGCCTCCTGCACGACTCCAAGTCGGTCCTGGCCGACCAGCTGGAAGCCGTCGCCCACGCCTCCGCGAGCCGCGGGCAGGCCACCCCCGACCTGGCGCTGCTCACCGACGGCCTGCGCGCCGAACGCGAGCAGGGCATCACCATCGACGTCGCCTACCGCTACTTCGCCACCCCCCGGCGCCGCTTCATCCTCGCCGACACCCCCGGCCACGTGCAGTACACCCGCAACATGGTCACCGGCGCCTCCACCGCGGAACTCACCATCATCCTGGTCGACGCCCGCCACGGCGTCGTCGAGCAGACCCGCCGCCACACCGCCATCGCCGCCCTGCTGCGCGTCCCGCAGATCGTCCTCGCGGTCAACAAGATGGACCTCGTCGGGTACGAGGAGTCCGTCTTCGCGAAGATCGCCGAGGAGTACACGGCCTACGTCAAGGAGCTGGGCGGCCCGGAGGTCACCGTCATCCCGATCTCCGCGCTGGCCGGCGACAACGTCGTGGACACCTCCGCGCACATGGACTGGTACGGCGGTCCCACCGTCCTGGAACACCTGGAGAGCGTGCCCGTCAGCCACCACCTGGCACCGTGCGCCGCCCGGCTGCCCGTGCAGTACGTCATCCGCCCGCAGAGCCCTGAACACCCCGACTACCGCGGCTACGCCGGCCGCATCGCCGAGGGAACCTTCCGCACCGGCCAGCAGGTCCGCGTCCTGCCCTCGGGCCGCACCACCACCATCACCGCCATCGAACGCCTGGGCACGACCGTCGAGTCGGCCGGCGCCCTGCAGTCGGTGACCGTGCTGCTCAGCGACGACCTCGACGTCGCCCGCGGCGACCTGATCGTGCCGGCCGGCGACGCACCGCCCACCACCCGCGAGGTGACCGCGACCGTCTGCCACGTCGCCGACCAGCCGCTGACCACCGGACAGCGGGTGCTGCTCAAACACGGCACCCGCACCGTCAAGGCTCTGGTCACCGACATCGCCTCCCGCCTCACCCTGGAGGACCTCTCGCCCTACCCGCACCCGGGCCGCCTGGCCGCCAACGACATCGGGCAGGTGCACCTGCGCACCGCCGAACCGCTGCCCCTGGACACCTACGCCCACTCCCGGCGCACCGGCTCCTTCATCCTCATCGACCCGGCCGACGGCACCACCCTGACCGCGGGCATGGCCGGCGAGTCCTTCGCCCGGCCCGACCCGGCCACCGACCCGGCCAAGGACGAGGAATGGGACTTCTGA
- a CDS encoding antibiotic biosynthesis monooxygenase family protein: MPYISTQDKHLTVLNLFTTDKPEKQDTLIQEMRKIVDTAAFDGWISSTVHAGQDSPGTANFIQWRSGEDLEKRYAGEEFKHRTLPVFQDITTSIRLLQSEIVYTQRHPSQGEATEVSPDRDDHTVIEIFKVSAGDQDELIAELGEGQSWLAEVDGYRSHSVFKGLRARFLEGPFAVVYSQWASKEQYDAHRNQPAAQQSDARRKSQARIDALKTDRDWNSYRVIHSRAAGA, encoded by the coding sequence ATGCCCTATATCTCCACCCAGGACAAGCACCTGACCGTCCTCAACCTGTTCACCACCGACAAGCCGGAGAAGCAGGACACGCTGATCCAGGAGATGCGGAAGATCGTCGACACCGCGGCGTTCGACGGCTGGATCTCCTCCACCGTGCACGCCGGCCAGGACAGCCCCGGCACCGCCAACTTCATCCAGTGGCGCAGCGGCGAGGACCTGGAGAAGCGGTACGCGGGCGAGGAGTTCAAGCACCGCACGCTGCCCGTCTTCCAGGACATCACCACCTCCATCCGGCTGCTGCAGAGCGAGATCGTCTACACCCAGCGCCACCCCTCCCAGGGCGAGGCGACCGAGGTCTCGCCCGACCGCGACGACCACACCGTCATCGAGATCTTCAAGGTCTCCGCGGGCGACCAGGACGAGCTGATCGCCGAGCTCGGCGAGGGCCAGTCCTGGCTGGCGGAGGTGGACGGCTACCGCTCCCACAGCGTCTTCAAGGGCCTGCGCGCCCGCTTCCTGGAGGGCCCCTTCGCCGTCGTCTACTCGCAGTGGGCGAGCAAGGAGCAGTACGACGCCCACCGCAACCAGCCCGCCGCGCAGCAGTCCGATGCGCGCCGGAAGTCCCAGGCCCGCATCGACGCCCTGAAGACCGACCGGGACTGGAACTCCTACCGGGTCATCCACAGCCGCGCCGCCGGCGCGTGA
- a CDS encoding beta-ketoacyl-[acyl-carrier-protein] synthase family protein has translation MTQRRVAITGLEVLAPGGLGRKEFWQLISEGRTATRGITFFDPAPFRSKVAAEADFCGLEHGLSPQEVRRMDRAAQFAVVTARSAVADSGAELAEHAPHRIGVAVGSAVGATMGLDNEYRVVSDGGRLDLVDHRYAVPHLYNYLVPSSFAAEVAWAVGAEGPSTVVSTGCTSGIDAVGYAVELVREGSVDVMVAGASDAPISPITMACFDAIKATTPRHDAPERASRPFDGTRNGFVLGEGAAFFVLEELEGAKRRGAHIYAEIAGYATRSNAYHMTGLRRDGAEMAEAIRLALDEARIDPRQVDYINAHGSGTKQNDRHETAAFKRALGEHAWQTPISSIKSMVGHSLGAIGSIEIAASALAMEYDVVPPTANLHTPDPECDLDYVPLTARDRRTDTVLTVGSGFGGFQSAMVLTSAQRSTV, from the coding sequence ATGACGCAGCGCCGCGTCGCCATCACCGGCCTGGAGGTCCTGGCCCCCGGCGGCCTGGGCCGCAAGGAGTTCTGGCAGCTCATCAGCGAGGGCCGCACCGCGACCAGGGGCATCACCTTCTTCGACCCCGCCCCCTTCCGCTCCAAGGTGGCCGCCGAGGCCGACTTCTGCGGCCTGGAACACGGCTTGAGCCCGCAGGAGGTGCGGCGCATGGACCGCGCCGCCCAGTTCGCCGTGGTCACCGCGCGCAGCGCCGTGGCCGACAGCGGCGCCGAACTGGCCGAGCACGCCCCGCACCGCATCGGGGTGGCCGTGGGCAGCGCGGTGGGCGCCACCATGGGCCTGGACAACGAGTACCGCGTCGTCAGCGACGGCGGCCGCCTGGACCTGGTCGACCACCGCTACGCGGTGCCGCACCTGTACAACTACCTGGTGCCCAGCTCGTTCGCGGCCGAAGTGGCCTGGGCGGTCGGCGCGGAGGGCCCCTCCACGGTCGTCTCCACCGGCTGCACCTCGGGCATCGACGCGGTCGGCTACGCCGTGGAGCTGGTGCGCGAGGGCTCCGTCGACGTCATGGTCGCCGGCGCATCCGACGCGCCGATCTCCCCGATCACCATGGCCTGCTTCGACGCGATCAAGGCGACCACACCGCGCCACGACGCGCCCGAACGGGCCTCGCGGCCCTTCGACGGCACCCGCAACGGCTTCGTGCTCGGCGAGGGAGCCGCCTTCTTCGTCCTGGAGGAACTGGAGGGCGCCAAGCGGCGCGGCGCGCACATCTACGCCGAGATCGCCGGCTACGCCACCCGCTCCAACGCCTACCACATGACCGGCCTGCGCCGGGACGGCGCGGAGATGGCCGAGGCCATCCGCCTGGCCCTGGACGAGGCACGCATCGATCCCAGGCAGGTCGACTACATCAACGCCCACGGCTCGGGCACCAAGCAGAACGACCGGCACGAGACGGCCGCGTTCAAACGGGCGCTGGGCGAGCACGCCTGGCAGACCCCCATCAGCTCCATCAAGTCGATGGTGGGCCACTCGCTGGGCGCCATCGGCTCCATCGAGATCGCCGCCTCCGCACTGGCCATGGAGTACGACGTGGTCCCGCCGACAGCCAACCTGCACACCCCCGATCCCGAATGCGACCTGGACTACGTGCCGTTGACCGCCCGCGACCGGCGCACCGACACGGTCCTGACCGTCGGCAGCGGCTTCGGCGGATTCCAGAGCGCGATGGTGCTCACCTCGGCGCAAAGGAGCACCGTATGA